TCTGACAGGAGAGTACAGGAAGAAACTACCAGAAGAGTAAATCAGGAACGAGGAACGGTAACAGGCTCACGTAATAACACAACCACCCCAACAAGAACTCAAACTACAACAACTACAGAACGTACTACACGTGAAACAAATGTAAACAGCAGTTTACCAACTCGCACTACTACAACCACACGCAGCGAAAGCAATACTTCCACTTCGCGTGAAAGTAACTCCAATGTAGAAAGAAGAAGTAACACTAACTATTATGGTAAACCAATCGGACGCCCTGTAAAAGTGGAACCGCAAATGCGAAGTACTACAACCACAAATACGAGCAGAACAACAAATACGTCGACATCAGGAAGAACGTCCACCGATAATTCAAGCTCAAGCAGAACGAGCACCACCGGCGGAAGAAGATAAAAAATCGAACAATCTATATAATTCAAAAGCGAAATCGATAGGTTTCGCTTTTGAATTGATCATTTGTTTTGAAAATAACTATATTTGCATGTTAAATACATCAAACATATACGTTTCTTTTAAATATCTCAACATCTCACATCCTAATAAGCTATTAAAATGCAATGAAAAAACAATGTCCGACTTGTCACGGTTCAGGTCAAGTTTTAGGAAAATGCGCTATGTGTAATGGTACTGGGAAAAGCAGTACGGGAAATACTTGTCAAAGTTGTGGAGGATCAGGTAAATTTTACAAATTCTGTTCTACTTGCGGAGGTTCGGGAGAAGTAGAAAGCGGAGGTGAACACTGGTCCGGAGACGGAATGGAAAGTTGATTTTATAAAAAAAGGATTTTCACAATAAAATAAAGTGAAAATCCTTTTTTATAGATACGTTACGTAGGTAGTTTAATATCTGTTTCCTCCGCGGTAACCACCTCCACGGTAACCACTTCCACCAAATCTGTTATTGTCACGTCTTTCTGTTTTTGGACGTGCTACACTTACGCTGATGGTTTTTCCTTCAAATTCTGTTTCGTTTAATTTTTCAATTGCAGCTTGCGCTTCTTCGTCGTTAGGCATTTCCACGAAGCCAAAACCGCGTGAACGTCCTGTTTCTCTGTCTTTAATAATATTTGCAGAAGTAACTTCTCCAAAACCTGAAAATAATTCTTGTAAACTTTCGCTGGTTGTAGAAAAGTTCACATTTGAAATGTAAATGTTCATTTTTTAAAATTAATTTTTATTGTTATTGTTTATATGCAATGTTAATCGCATTATTTCCTTTGTGTCCTCTTTCCAGTTCAAACAAAACCACATCTCCCACTTTAATATTTTTCGGCGCTTTACTGATGTGGAAAAAATACTTGTTTGTACTTCCTAAATCTTTAATAAATCCATACCCTTTTTCTTCATTAAAATACTCCACTCTTCCTTGCATTCCTACGGATTCTTCCTCTTCATGTTTTGGAGCCGATATTAAAATCTGGTCTAATTCTATTTCCGGTTTTTTTATTGTCAAATCCGGTTTTGTATCGGTAATCATTCCGTTTGCATCTACGTAGGCAATCATATCATCAAAGGATTTACTCCCGGGATTCGTTTTACGTTCTTCTTTTCGCTTGCTTTTTTCTTTTCTTTTTTGTTCTTTTCTTTTTTCTACTTCCTTTTTATTAAATGAATTGGGTCTTGACATATAAGTTGATTTTTGTGATTGTGCTATTTTTATAGAATGTTTTTATGTGTGGAAAATAAGATTTATTATTACAATATGTGACGTTCGCAGCCATTTTCAACGAACAAAAAAGTGAATTTGAGGTCAGTTTAAGATGAGAAATCCTTTTAAGAATAAAGGGAGTTGTAATCTCTTATGAGAGGTTCAATATAGACTCTATTGTTTTGAACTACAAAGATACTTATAATAATTCGAATAATTGATATAAGTTGCTGATATTTCGGAATAATTATAAAAAAATCAGATACAAACCCGATTTCAATAAACATAAACAACAACTAAACATGTAAACTTCAAACATTAAACGTCTATACATCAAACTTTTTTACTACCTTTGCACCCGAAATTTAGAGTCTAAAACAATTTAATGTAATTTTTATGAATGTAGTTACAAAAACCATCACACTCGGTGATGGACGTGAAATTACCATTGAAACAGGTAAATTGGCGAAACAAGCCGATGGTTCTGTGGTGGTAAAAATGGGTGAAACCATGCTTTTGGCTACCGTTTGTGCAGCAAAAGATGCTGTTCCCGGTACCGACTTTATGCCGCTTTCGGTAGATTATAAAGAAAAATTTGGCGCTGCCGGTCGTTTTCCCGGTGGATTTACACGCCGCGAAGGAAAAGCTTCCGATTACGAAATTCTCGTTTCCCGTTTGGTTGACCGTGCCCTTCGTCCTTTGTTCCCTGACGATTTCCATGCTGAAGTATTTGTAAACGTAATGATGATTTCTGCCGATGGCGTTGATATGCCGGACGCATTAGCGGGCTTGGCAGCATCTGCAGCATTGGCGGTTTCAGATATTCCTTTTAACGGACCAATTTCAGAAGTTCGTGTAGCACGTATCAATGGAGAATTTGTTATCAATCCTACATTTGCACAATTGGAAGATGCAGATATGGATTTAATGGTGGCTGCAACCATCGATAATATTATGATGGTAGAAGGCGAAATGAAAGAAGTAAGCGAAGATGATTTATTGGATGCCTTGAAAATAGCTCATGAAGCGATTAAAGTTCATTGCCAAGCTCAAATGGAATTGACTGAAGCGGTAGGTAAAACCGTAAAACGTGAATACAGCCACGAAGAAAACGACGAAGACTTGAAAAAAGACATTTGGGAAAAAACATATCCAAAAGCTTATGCTTTAGCCACTGCTTGCAATGCCGACAAACATTCACGTGCAGAAAATTTTGAAGCGGTAAAAGCGGAATATGTTGCCGGTTTGGAACCCGAAGTTGCTGAAGAAAAGAAAGGATTAATTGACAGATATTATCACGCCGTGGAAAAGGAAGCGATGCGTCGTTCTATTTTGGATGAAGGCAAACGTTTAGACGGACGTAAAACCACCGAAATTCGTCCTATCTGGTGCGAAATTGATTATTTACCGGGACCTCATGGTTCTGCAGTTTTCACTCGCGGAGAAACTCAATCGCTTACCACTGTAACATTGGGTACTAAAATGGACGAAAAAATCATTGATGAAGCATTGATACAAGGTAAGGAACGTTTCTTATTGCACTATAATTTTCCTCCATTTTCCACAGGTGAAGCTCGTCCCTCACGCGGTGTTGGTCGTCGCGAAATTGGTCATGGAAATTTGGCTTTCCGCGCACTTAAACCAATGATACCGGAAGATTATCCTTATGTAGTACGTGTTGTTTCCGATATTCTGGAATCAAACGGTTCATCTTCAATGGCTACGGTTTGTGCAGGCACATTAGCTTTGATGGACGCAGGTGTGAAAATTAAAAAACCGGTATCCGGTATTGCTATGGGATTAATTTCTGAAAATAAAGGAAAAAACTTTGCCGTCCTTTCTGATATTTTAGGTGATGAAGACCATTTGGGTGATATGGACTTTAAAGTAACCGGAACAAAAGACGGTATTACCGCTACTCAAATGGATATAAAAGTGGACGGACTTTCGTATGAGATTTTGGAAACTGCGCTTCGCCAAGCGAAAGAAGGACGTATGCATATTTTGGGTAAAATTACTGAAACTATTGCCGAGCCACGTGAAGACTTGAAACCACACGCTCCACGCATCGTAGTAATGTTTATTCCAAAAGAATTGATTGGTGCTGTAATCGGACCTGGTGGAAAAATAATTCAAAACATACAGGCAGAAACAGGAGCTAGTGTAGCTATTGAAGAAATTGGCGAACAAGGTCGTGTAGAAATTGCATCTTCAAATAAAACATCGCTTGATGCTGCTGTTGCCAAAATCAAAGGCATCGTTGCAATCCCTGAAGTAGGTGAAACTTATAATGCCAAAGTAAAATCTATTATGCCTTACGGTGCATTTGTAGAATTTATGCCGGGTAAAGAAGGTTTGCTTCACATTTCAGAATTGGATTGGAAACGTGTGGAAACAATGGAACAAGCAGGTTTGAAAGAAGGTGATATCATTGATGTAAAATTACTTGATATTGACCAAAAAACAGGTAAATTCAAACTCTCACACAAAGTATTGATTCCACGTCCGCCTCGCGAAGAGAAACCGCAAGCCTAAAAAAGTTTTGAATTTCAAATTACAACTTGATAAAGTACATAAAAACGCCGCTCTCATAATGAAAAGCGGCGTTTTATTTTGGTTTAAATTCCCAAAAAGACAATTATAAATATTTAACAAAAAGACGCAACATAAAATCATTTTTATTTCGATTTTTTTATTTCTTTTGCATTGCATATTGCTGTTAAATACTGCACATCAAATAACTTATTCCTTCCATTCAGCAACATTCGTGAGATTTAATTCCGCTGTTTTTTTAGATTTATTTTCTTGAAATTATTTAAAAAAATTAAAACTTATGAAGAAAGCGTTACTCTTTTTGCAAATTTTTCTTTCCCCCTTATTTACTTTTGGTTTAACTTACAACGTAACTGTTCCAACAGGAACCAAAGTTTGTTATATTGCCGGTGAAATGAACGGCTGGTCTCAGCAAGAGATGAACAAAGTGGATGACACACATTATACGTTAGATATCGCTATTGCAACAACATCCCAAAAATATAAGTATTGTTCGGGTCCGAGTTGGGCTTATGTAGAAAATATTGCAGATAATAGAAGCTATTCTACAACTGACGTTGTTACATCTTGGACATTAATATATGATCCTAACGCTATTGCAACAGATATTACTTATACGGTTACCGTACCGGAAGGTACAGATGTTTGTTATTTTGCTGGGCTCTCAACTGGTTGGGTTCATAAACAGATGTCCAGAGTAGATGCAACACACTTCAAGATTATTGTAAACAGCGGAAATAAGGATATTTACAAATATTGTTCAGGACCAGATTGGGCTTATGAAGAAGTAGATGCAAACGGTCAATCAATTTCAAATAGAAATTATAACTCATCAGATATTGTTGCAAAATGGAAACAAGTTTACTATTCTGCTCCTATTGGAGTGACATATAATGTTACGGTTCCATCCGGCACAAATACATGTTATCTTTCGGGAGATATGAATAACTGGAGTTTTACTCCAATGATAAAAACAGATGATACACATTTTATGGTAAATATTCCTGATGCAAAAAATTATCAAAAATATATTTACTATTCAGGACCGGACTTAGCTTACAAAGAAAAAAAATCAGACGATTCAAATGTGGCAGACAGAAGCTTTAGTTATTATGATGTAGTTGAAAAATGGTCATCGATTTATTCACCAGGTTCATCAATCAGCTTAACCTCTAATTTTTCTCAACAAAGTTATGAATGTGAAACAACTCTGCCTATTACATGGACAAGTTCAAATATCCAGAATGTGAGAGTTCTTTTTTCGGGTGATTATGGATTAACGTGGAGCGAAATTGCATCTGTTCCTGCCGGTAATGGAATGTATAATTGGACTTTACCTTCAAAAGCATTCTATCAGTGTAAAATTATGATTTGTGATGCTTCAAATAATCTTGTGAGTAGTGCCACAAAAGAAATGTTTGTTGTTTATAATCATCTTCCTGAAAAAGTAGATCCATTGCTTAAAAATTATTATCAGGTATTTACAGACCCCTACAACGAGAAATATCCGGTAACCACAACTGCGGATAGTGACAATATTAATGGAAAAGTCGGAAATGCGTGTGGTCCTACTGCTGTATCAAATATTTTAGCTTATTGGGAATTTCCTAGAAAAGGTTTTGGGGCTAGAACTTTTACAGATATAAAAAATTGTACATGGTCTGCCGATTTTTCTTCAGCTGATTATAATTTTGATTTAACTAATGATCAGTTAACCACAAGTAGTCCACAAGCATTAATAGACGCTAATGCTACTCTTATGTATCATGCTGGAGTAAGTATGCACGATATTTACAGAAGTGGAAATTCTGTCGGAGTGTTAAACGCATTCAAACAATACTTTGGATACAATGCCGGTACCGTAGAATTATGTAGAGATGACTATCTTCCTGAACAATGGGAAAAAATAATGAAATCTGAATTGAGCCTCGGAAGACCACAGATGATTCAAGGATGGGCAAATTATTTTGAAGATGGAGGTTATGGAGGACATTGGTTTATGTGTGATGGATACTCTGCTGATAATCTTTTCCATATCAGTCTTGATTATGGAGAAAACGGTGGAAGAAAATATTGTCCGTTGTATGAATTTGATTATTATAAAATGAGAAACTGGACATTTGCATATTTAGAACCTGAAAAAAACGGCAGAAACATACAGCTCATTTTTCCCGTTGGAGAAGAAAACTGGAAACAAGGAACAGTAAAAAATATTCAGTGGACAAGCACAGGTATTTCAAATGTAAAAATCGAGTTTACCGAAAATGGCGGTGAGTCTTGGACCACTATCGCTAATAATATTTCTGCTAATTTAGGTAATTACAATATTACATTACCCACGATTATTTCTACAAAATGTAAAATTAGGGTAAGTGATACATCAGATATAAATATATATAGCAGAAATAAAACAAACTTCAGCATATATGATACAAAGTCACTTCAATTAATTTCTTCCATATCATCATCTGTTCAAAGGGGAGTAATTTTACCCCTTAGATGGACATCAAAAGGTGTAAACACAGTTACAATTGAATACAGCCTGAATAATGGACAAACTTGGGATTTAATCACTGAAAAAAATGCGGATGACTTTGTTTACAAATGGATTATTCCTAATGTGATTTCTTCAAACTGCAAAGTTAGAATTACCGACAAATCCGATAATTCCCTACTTTCGGAAAGTTCTCCATTTTCTATTATCAGCAATTCTATTCTTGGTGGACCTTATCCTGTAGATGAAAACACATTAGCATTGTATCATTTTGATAATGATTATTTTAATTCTGTGAGCACACAAACTTATGCATATTCTTTCAATACTACTGATTTTATTTCAAATAATGAGAATAAAATGGATTATGCTCTTAGAATTGACAACACAAATTCAGATATTTCAAGTTGTGTAGTGTTGCCATACGAAAATCCGTTAAGTTTAATTGGAGATTGGACTATTGAATTTTGGTTCAAAATTAATTCCTGGGGAGGAACTTCTACCGCTTATCCGTTTTTATTTATAAAGTCTGGAGCAAATTATTTCATCTTTCTTGATGTTGCTTCAAAATCATTACACGTAGGGTACGATTATGAAGGAGGAGCTGAAAATCTGTATTTGCCAAGTAATAGTTTGGAATTAAACAAATGGTATCATATCTTATATACACGCAATACTACAAATTCCACATTAAACTGTCAACTTCATGATATAAATCGCCAAGAATTAATATCTAAATCTGCAAATTACAACCCCTTACATATTCCTAAAACAAATACAGAGCCAATAAATATTGGGGGATATGCCGGCGGATCGAATGTTCAATTTGACGGATATATTGATGAAGTCCGTATCAGCAATATAGTTAGAGATTTTGTATCAACAGGAATAAATACTGTAAAAACAGACCCGTTATTCTCCATTTATCCTAATCCTTCAAACGGAATTATTCATATAAATTGGAAAAAAGGAATTACTGAGGGAGAAATTTCATTTATGAATAATTTAGGACAAATACTACTAAAGAAGAATATCACTGAAATAAGAAACAATTCTATTTCATTAAAAAATTTCCCGGAAGGAATTTATTATATCAAATTATCCGATAAAAATAACTGTTGGACAGAAAAAATTATTTTGAAATAAATCTACTAATGACAACACCGCCATTTTCTTTTTGAAAATGGCGGTGTTTAATATTTATTGGCAAATCAGTTGTTATCCGTAAATAATTTTTCCTTTTTCGTCTTTAAACTCTTTGAATTTTTCGTCAGACTCAGGGCAATCAAAACTCTTTAGATACTGTTCCATAGCTCTATAACTCATACCCATACTGGAAAATCCTCCGTCGTGGAATAAATTTTGCATGGTTACTTTACGAGTCAAATCACTAAACATTACCACACAATAATCGGCGCATTCATCAGCATCAGCATTTCCAAGCGGAGCAACACGTTCAGAGAAATCCACCAAACTATCGAAACCTTTCACACCGCTTCCTGCTGTAGTTATGGTTGGCGATTGAGAAATAGTATTTACTCTCACATTATGCTCACGACCATAAATATACCCGAAACTGCGAGCAATACTTTCTAACATTGCTTTAGCGTCTGCCATATCGTTGTAGCCGTAAATTGTACGTTGAGCAGCCATATATGAAAGCGCGACAACAGAACCTCCTTCAGAAATGGCATCCATTCTCTTTGCCACTTGCATCATTTTGTGGAAAGAAATAGCCGAAATATCAAGTGTGGTATTCAACATTTCGTAATCCAAATCATCGTAAGTGCGTTTTTTACGCACATTTGGCGACATTCCGATGGAGTGAAGTACAAAATCAATTTTTCCTCCTAACGCCTCCATTGATTCCCGAAAAACAGTTTCCAAATCTTCTACCGAAGTTGCATCAGCAGGAATCAACTTTGCATTTAGTTTGTCGGCAAGTTCTTGTGTTGTTCCCATTCTCACTGCCAGCGGCGTGTTTGACAATGTGATGATTGCACCTTCTTCTACAGCGCGTTCAGCTACCTTCCAGGCAATTGACATTTCGTTTAATGCTCCAAATACAATTCCTCTTTTACCTTTTAATAAATTATAAGTCATAATTGTTGTTTTTGATTTTACTAAAGATAAAACTAATTCTATTAGAAAAAGTTCAATCTAAGTTTTTAGATTTTGGCACAAAAATAGTAAAAATGTGCAGTTTCAGAAAATGCAAAGACAAAAATTAACCTTTTTTGTAAGGTCGAGTTGACAAATTCATATAAACAAAATAGGATTCAAATCAATTTGAACCCTATTTTCATCTTATCAAAATAAAAGAATTAATCTTCTTCTTTCTTACTTGCTTCGTATTCTTTCAAGAGTTTATCCTGAACATCGCTTGGAACAAGTTCATAACTGGCAAATTTCATCGTAAACGAAGCACGACCACCTGTAAGTGAACTCAACGAAGTTGAATAAGAAGACATCTCTTTCAAAGGTACTTTAGCTTTCAGTTTTTCAAATCCTTTTTCACTTTCCATACCCATAATCATAGCGCGGCGTCCTTGCAAATCGCCCATCACATCTCCCATATAATCTGATGGAACTGAAACAGTTACATCGTAAATAGGTTCCAAAATTTTTGGTCCTGCATTTTTGAATGCATCACTGAAGGCATTACGTCCTGCCAACATAAACGAAATTTCGTTTGAATCTACCGGGTGCATTTTTCCGTCGTAAACTATTACGCGAACATCACGCGCATACGAACCCGTTAGTGGACCTTGTTCCATGCGTTGCATTAAACCTTTGAGAATTGCCGGCAAGAAACGAGCGTCAATAGCTCCACCCACAATGCTGTTCACAAAAACTAATTTTCCGCCCCATTCCAAATCGATGGTTTGAGTATCGCGTGCAGTAACTTTGTATTCCTGTCCATTAAATTTATAGGTTTCAGGCATGGGCATACCTTCCATATATGGTTCTACAATCAAGTGAACTTCACCAAATTGTCCTGCTCCACCCGATTGTTTTTTATGCCTATAATCGGCACGAGCAGCTTTGGTAATAGTTTCTCTGTAGGGGATTTTTGGTTCTAAAAATTCAATCTCCAATTTATCATTATTCTCCAGTCGCCATTTTAGAGTTTTTAAGTGGAATTCTCCTTGTCCCGAAATAATAGTTTGTTTCAATTCTTTCGAGATTTCCACAATCCAAGTAGGATCTTCTTCTTTCATACGATTCAACGCTTCGCTTAATTTTTCAGCATTGGCTTCGTTTGCCGGTTTAATTGCCCTACGGTAGCGAGGTTCCGGATATTTAATAAAATCAAACTTATGTTCAACGCCTTTTGCATTCAAAGTATTTCCTGTATAAACATCCTTTAATTTTACAGCAACACCAATGTTTCCTGCAACAAACTCTTCAGCAGCGGTTCTAATTTGTCCGGCAACTGTATAAAGCTGGGCTACACGTTCTTTTGAGCCACGATTTGCATTGGTTAAATCATCACCTTGTTTCACCTTACCGGACATTACTTTGAAATATGAAACTTCACCAATATGCGGTTCAACTGTCGTTTTAAAGAAGAATAAGCTTGTAGGCGCATTTACATCCAATTTTACTTCTTCGCCTTCAGAATTTACAGGAGCAGGCATTTGATTTGGAGAGGGGGCAACCATATTCAAAAAGTTCATCACGCGGTGAACCGCCATATTTTGCTCTGCCGAGCATACAAAAACGGGGAAAATACTTCGTGAAATTAACCCTTTTTGAATTCCGTCACGCATTTCTTCTTCCGTTAAAGAACCCTGGTCAAAATATTTTTCCATCAATCCTTCATCATTTTCAGCGGCTGCTTCCAATAAAACCTGATATAATTCGTCAGCTTTATCTTTTTCTTCTGCAGGAATATCCAACACCTCAGGAGTTATTGCTCCCGGTTTGAACTTGTACATTTTTTGTTTTAAAACATCAACCACCCCACTAAAAGAAAGTCCGCTCCCAACAGGATATTGTACGGGAACTACCTTACTTCCATACATTTCTTTTAAGTTAGCTAAAGTATTCTCATAATCCGATTTTTCATGATCCAAATGGTTAATTAAAAACATCAAAGGTTTATGTAATTTTTCTGCATAACGAAACTGATTCATAGTCCCTACTTCTATCCCATTTGATCCACTTACCAACATCAAAGCCATATCTGTTACATTCAACGCAGAAATAACACCTCCCACAAAATCATCGGAACCCGGACAATCAATAAAATTCATCATTTTATCTTTCCACTCAAAAGAAAATACGGTTGAAAACACAGAATATCCATATTCTTTTTCAACCGGAAAATAATCACTAACAGTATTCTTACCGTCCACTGTGCCACGACGTTTTATAACTCCACTCTCGAAAAGCATCGCTTCAGCGAGAGTGGTTTTCCCGACGCCAGAACTGCCTATTAAAGCAATGTTCTTAATCTCATTTGTTTTATACACTTTCATATCTTATTGGTATTTAATTAATTAAGTTAATTTAGTTTTTCCAAAAAATAAGATTGCAATGTATAAAAAAATAACATAAAAATATCACGTATTTATATGTTATAAAACATATATACCAACAAAAAAGAGCAATTACGATAAACACAACGTAATTGCTCTTTTCTGCTTTGTAAAAAACGGCGTCTATCCGCCGGTTGGCGGACAAGTTCTACTCTCCTTTCTTGTTGACGTGAGTACCATTGGACGTTACCGGGCTTATCCATCGGCTAACGGATCGGAAAACGGGAAGAAGGATACTGCGAAAAAACATTGTTTGAAAACAAAAAGCCCCGACTACATTGCTGTAATCGAGGCTTTCTGATAAAAAACGGCGGCTATCTACTCTCCCACTTGTTGTGCAGTACCATCGACGTTACCGGGCTTAACTTCTCTGTTCGGAATGGGAAGAGGTGGAACCCCGGTGCTAAAACCACCTGAATAAGTTTCGACATTTCAATAAGAAAAAGATAAAACTTCGGGTAAAGTTTTATAAGAGTTTAACGAGATTAAATTTTTATTTTTCCCTTGTCTTTCTCCCCTTCTCATTGGGAGGGGTTGAGGGAGGTTAAAAAGCGTTCGGGCAATTAGTACTGCTCGGCTTGTATATCACTATTGTACACCTGCAGCCTATCAACGTGGTAGTCTTCCACGACCCTAAATAATGAGATCTAATCTTGAAGCCGGCTTCGCGCTTAGATGCTTTCAGCGCTTATCCAAACCGAACGTGGCTACTGAGCAATGCTCCTGGCGGAACAACTCATCGACCAGAGGTTCGTCCAATACGGTCCTCTCGTACTAGTATCAGACCTTCGCAAATCTCAAACGCCCACAACAGATAGGGACCGAACTGTCTCACGACGTTCTGAACCCAGCTCGCGTGCCACTTTAATCGGCGAACAGCCGAACCCTTGGGACCTNNNNNNNNNNNNNNNNNNNNNNNNNNNNNNNNNNNNNNNNNNNNNNNNNNNNNNNNNNNNNNNNNNNNNNNNNNNNNNNNNNNNNNNNNNNNNNNNNNNNNNNNNNNNNNNNNNNNNNNNNNNNNNNNNNNNNNNNNNNNNNNNNNNNNNNNNNNNNNNNNNNNNNNNNNNNNNNNNNNNNNNNNNNNNNNNNNNNNNNNNNNNNNNNNNNNNNNNNNNNNNNNNNNNNNNNNNNNNNNNNNNNNNNNNNNNNNNNNNNNNNNNNNNNNNNNNNNNNNNNNNNNNNNNNNNNNNNNNNNNNNNNNNNNNNNNNNNNNNNNNNNNNNNNNNNNNNNNNNNNNNNNNNNNNNNNNNNNNNNNNNNNNNNNNNNNNNNNNNNNNNNNNNNNNNNNNNNNNNNNNNNNNNNNNNNNNNNNNNNNNNNNNNNNNNNNNNNNNNNNNNNNNNNNNNNNNNNNNNNNNNNNNNNNNNNNNNNNNNNNNNNNNNNNNNNNNNNNNNNNNNNNNNNNNNNNNNNNNNNNNNNNNNNNNNNNNNNNNNNNNNNNNNNNNNNNNNNNNNNNNNNNNNNNNNNNNNNNNNNNNNNNNNNNNNNNNNNNNNNNNNNNNNNNNNNNNNNNNNNNNNNNNNNNNNNNNNNNNNNNNNNNNNNNNNNNNNNNNNNNNNNNNNNNNNNNNNNNNNNNNNNNNNNNNNNNNNNNNNNNNNNNNNNNNNNNNNNNNNNNNNNNNNNNNNNNNNNNNNNNNNNNNNNNNNNNNNNNNNNNNNNNNNNNNNNNNNNNNNNNNNNNNNNNNNNNNNNNNNNNNNNNNNNNNNNNNNNNNNNNNNNNNNNNNNNNNNNNNNNNNNNNNNNNNNNNNNNNNNNNNNNNNNNNNNNNNNNNNNNNNNNNNNNNNNNNNNNNNNNNNNNNNNNNNNNNNNNNNNNNNNNNNNNNNNNNNNNNNNNNNNNNNNNNNNNNNNNNNNNNNNNNNNNNNNNNNNNNNNNNNNNNNNNNNNNNNNNNNNNNNNNNNNNNNNNNNNNNNNNNNNNNNNNNNNNNNNNNNNNNNNNNNNNNNNNNNNNNNNNNNNNNNNNNNNNNNNNNNNNNNNNNNNNNNNNNNNNNNNNNNNNNNNNNNNNNNNNNNNNNNNNNNNNNNNNNNNNNNNNNNNNNNNNNNNNNNNNNNNNNNNNNNNNNNNNNNNNNNNNNNNNNNNNNNNNNNNNNNNNNNNNNNNNNNNNNNNNNNNNNNNNNNNNNNNNNNNNNNNNNNNNNNNNNNNNNNNNNNNNNNNNNNNNNNNNNNNNNNNNNNNNNNNNNNNNNNNNNNNNNNNNNNNNNNNNNNNNNNNNNNNNNNNNNNNNNNNNNNNNNNNNNNNNNNNNNNNNNNNNNNNNNNNNNNNNNNNNNNNNNNNNNNNNNNNNNNNNNNNNNNNNNNNNNNNNNNNNNNNNNNNNNNNNNNNNNNNNNNNNNNNNNNNNNNNNNNNNNNNNNNNNNNNNNNNNNNNNNNNNNNNNNNNNNNNNNNNNNNNNNNNNNNNNNNNNNNNNNNNNNNNNNNNNNNNNNNNNNNNNNNNNNNNNNNNNNNNNNNNNNNNNNNNNNNNNNNNNNNNNNNNNNNNNNNNNNNNNNNNNNNNNNNNNNNNNNNNNNNNNNNNNNNNNNNNNNNNNNNNNNNNNNNNNNNNNNNNNNNNNNNNNNNNNNNNNNNNNNNNNNNNNNNNNNNNNNNNNNNNNNNNNNNNNNNNNNNNNNNNNNNNNNNNNNNNNNNNNNNNNNNNNNNNNNNNNNNNNNNNNNNNNNN
The genomic region above belongs to uncultured Paludibacter sp. and contains:
- a CDS encoding Translation elongation factor G; amino-acid sequence: MKVYKTNEIKNIALIGSSGVGKTTLAEAMLFESGVIKRRGTVDGKNTVSDYFPVEKEYGYSVFSTVFSFEWKDKMMNFIDCPGSDDFVGGVISALNVTDMALMLVSGSNGIEVGTMNQFRYAEKLHKPLMFLINHLDHEKSDYENTLANLKEMYGSKVVPVQYPVGSGLSFSGVVDVLKQKMYKFKPGAITPEVLDIPAEEKDKADELYQVLLEAAAENDEGLMEKYFDQGSLTEEEMRDGIQKGLISRSIFPVFVCSAEQNMAVHRVMNFLNMVAPSPNQMPAPVNSEGEEVKLDVNAPTSLFFFKTTVEPHIGEVSYFKVMSGKVKQGDDLTNANRGSKERVAQLYTVAGQIRTAAEEFVAGNIGVAVKLKDVYTGNTLNAKGVEHKFDFIKYPEPRYRRAIKPANEANAEKLSEALNRMKEEDPTWIVEISKELKQTIISGQGEFHLKTLKWRLENNDKLEIEFLEPKIPYRETITKAARADYRHKKQSGGAGQFGEVHLIVEPYMEGMPMPETYKFNGQEYKVTARDTQTIDLEWGGKLVFVNSIVGGAIDARFLPAILKGLMQRMEQGPLTGSYARDVRVIVYDGKMHPVDSNEISFMLAGRNAFSDAFKNAGPKILEPIYDVTVSVPSDYMGDVMGDLQGRRAMIMGMESEKGFEKLKAKVPLKEMSSYSTSLSSLTGGRASFTMKFASYELVPSDVQDKLLKEYEASKKEED